A single window of Ferviditalea candida DNA harbors:
- a CDS encoding amidohydrolase family protein: protein MYDVHTHFIPSDVTDWIKQNQSKVNAVWEQRIPGKEPFLVINNNWAFELKQTFVDAALYLQAQQEAGVAHSLVSPIPQLFLYEFPGDITSELSQVYNTALAKWVKQHDQRLSGLATVSLNEPHKAAEQLREAMGMGLKGAIIGPGHADHMLTDEFFNPLWEEANRLKAILFIHPLLAADPRLKRRMLPNLIGVPWETTICAADLLLSGLLDRYPDVKILLAHGGGFLPYQIGRLNKGYDVWGQVSKALQAPPIEYLKRFWFDTVLWEPKNLQLLVNLVGEDRVVPGSDFPFDLCTWPPEMPSDKGFQSLMGR, encoded by the coding sequence ATGTATGATGTACATACCCATTTTATTCCGTCCGATGTGACGGACTGGATCAAGCAAAACCAAAGCAAGGTCAATGCAGTATGGGAGCAGAGAATTCCCGGAAAAGAGCCGTTTCTCGTAATCAACAACAACTGGGCCTTTGAGCTCAAACAAACCTTTGTTGATGCTGCGCTGTATTTGCAGGCCCAACAAGAAGCAGGAGTGGCCCACTCGCTCGTTTCCCCGATTCCGCAGCTGTTTTTGTACGAATTTCCTGGAGATATTACATCCGAACTGTCCCAAGTCTACAATACGGCTTTGGCGAAGTGGGTCAAACAGCATGACCAGCGACTGTCCGGACTGGCCACCGTTTCCTTGAACGAGCCGCATAAGGCCGCCGAGCAATTGCGCGAGGCCATGGGCATGGGACTTAAAGGCGCGATTATCGGACCGGGACATGCCGATCACATGCTGACCGATGAATTCTTTAATCCTTTATGGGAAGAGGCCAACCGCCTGAAGGCGATTCTGTTCATCCATCCGCTGTTGGCTGCGGATCCCCGTCTGAAAAGAAGAATGCTGCCGAATTTAATCGGGGTTCCCTGGGAAACGACCATCTGCGCAGCCGATCTTTTGTTAAGCGGATTGCTCGACCGATATCCCGATGTAAAAATTTTGCTCGCTCACGGAGGCGGATTCCTTCCTTACCAGATCGGGAGGCTCAATAAAGGCTATGACGTGTGGGGCCAGGTTTCCAAAGCCCTTCAGGCCCCGCCGATCGAATATTTGAAGCGTTTTTGGTTTGACACTGTTCTATGGGAGCCGAAAAACCTTCAGCTCCTGGTAAACCTTGTGGGCGAAGACAGAGTCGTTCCAGGCTCGGATTTCCCATTCGATCTTTGCACATGGCCGCCTGAAATGCCAAGCGACAAAGGGTTTCAATCGCTGATGGGGCGATAG
- a CDS encoding ABC transporter substrate-binding protein, translated as MIKRLKGVSFILAILFGLSLWLSACGGGSGTDTSQKPADSATAAPDSASKTDSAAKPDAKSDSKTLNLLTWEGYADPAFIKGFEEKYGVKVTATYFGSSDELVSKLKGGGGNVYDVISPSSDVAGYLVQQDLVAPIDVNQISNYSKLAKKLTDMPDVKKDGKLYGIPFTWGPDSLIYDADVIKTPPTSWNVFWDPQYKGKVSIWDDISNIYLVGQMMGLDKNDPGAVYNMTDQQLQEAKKKLIELKSQIRKYWATAGELNDLFSNKEIVLAVGWPLTPITVNKTGRNLQEVIPQEGITGWIDRLMVVKSSPNQELAQKYIDYAVSAETQKIVADVTGYGVANLDAKKLMSEEQAKSIHIDDMENYMQKINFWQQVKERDKYNEIWNEVKAQ; from the coding sequence ATGATCAAACGTTTAAAAGGGGTCAGTTTCATTCTCGCGATATTGTTCGGCTTGTCACTCTGGCTTTCGGCTTGTGGCGGTGGAAGCGGTACGGACACTTCGCAAAAACCCGCTGACAGCGCTACCGCCGCTCCAGATTCTGCTTCCAAGACGGATTCCGCTGCCAAACCGGATGCGAAGTCAGACAGCAAAACCCTGAATCTCCTGACCTGGGAAGGCTATGCCGATCCCGCTTTTATCAAAGGCTTTGAAGAGAAGTACGGTGTCAAGGTTACTGCAACCTATTTCGGTTCCAGCGATGAGTTGGTCTCCAAATTGAAAGGCGGCGGAGGAAATGTGTACGATGTGATCTCGCCTTCGTCCGACGTTGCGGGGTATTTGGTGCAGCAGGATTTGGTCGCGCCGATTGATGTGAATCAAATCTCGAACTATAGCAAGCTGGCCAAAAAGCTGACAGACATGCCGGATGTGAAAAAAGACGGCAAGCTGTACGGGATTCCGTTTACTTGGGGACCGGACTCCTTGATTTACGATGCCGATGTCATCAAAACGCCGCCGACCAGCTGGAATGTTTTCTGGGATCCGCAATATAAAGGGAAGGTATCGATTTGGGACGATATCTCCAATATTTATTTGGTCGGCCAAATGATGGGGCTGGATAAAAATGATCCCGGCGCAGTATACAACATGACCGATCAACAACTGCAGGAAGCGAAGAAAAAACTGATCGAATTGAAGTCGCAAATTCGCAAATATTGGGCGACTGCGGGAGAATTGAACGATCTTTTCTCCAACAAGGAAATCGTTTTGGCGGTTGGCTGGCCTTTGACCCCGATTACCGTAAACAAAACCGGGCGCAATCTGCAGGAAGTCATTCCCCAGGAGGGAATTACAGGCTGGATTGACCGGCTGATGGTCGTCAAATCGTCACCGAATCAAGAGCTCGCGCAAAAATATATCGATTATGCGGTGAGCGCGGAAACGCAGAAGATTGTCGCGGATGTTACCGGGTACGGTGTAGCCAATTTGGACGCGAAGAAATTGATGAGCGAAGAGCAGGCTAAATCGATTCATATCGACGATATGGAAAACTACATGCAAAAAATCAATTTCTGGCAGCAAGTGAAGGAACGCGACAAATACAATGAAATCTGGAATGAAGTAAAAGCTCAATAA
- a CDS encoding sigma-54 interaction domain-containing protein: MDNKTPSPLTWKFITRILNDFEEGILILNPEGKLLLMNDAVFHLLNLEKRSIKSVQDLPEKIQSIWEKRHLRSVTRLFLTPYEVDLHFVPGFGDGYAFIFRKPPHLHQELKEKAELMNAEITAVLNSSYDEIFVTDRNGITLRVNERSLNLYGRSKDSLIGKHVKELEKEGVFSPSASLQAIERKENVTVVQTTANNRKLIVQANIIWDNQGEIFRVICTSKDITEISELRKRLNDQQEDPLYAPVLQDLKYHGSFVAISRVMRKMVKFALRVAQTESTVLLSGESGVGKGEVARLIHQNSNRKDKPFIVVNCGAIPENLMESEMFGYEEGAFTGAKKQGKPGFFELADGGILFLDEVAELPPAMQVKLLQVLQDGTFNSVGGTAQKHVNVRVIAATNKNLEALVRKGQFRQDLYYRLHVIPIHIPSLRDRPEDIVPLLIVTLEKLIDKNGCPKQFSADVFSILTKYSWPGNIRELQNVVEWMYVSTEKDIMESDSLPMSIVRSLSLSEENDSAIAVNRIIPLKKAIEILEKELILKAQKITKSTYQIADLLKINQSTVVRKLNKLEMEDDNSMVN, translated from the coding sequence ATGGACAATAAAACTCCTTCTCCGTTAACATGGAAATTCATCACCAGAATTCTGAATGATTTTGAAGAGGGAATTTTGATTTTGAACCCGGAGGGAAAACTGCTCCTTATGAATGATGCCGTTTTTCATTTGCTCAATTTGGAAAAGCGAAGCATCAAATCCGTGCAGGATTTACCGGAAAAAATCCAAAGTATTTGGGAAAAACGCCATCTTCGCAGCGTAACCCGATTATTTTTGACGCCATATGAAGTCGATCTGCATTTTGTGCCCGGATTCGGAGACGGCTATGCCTTTATCTTCAGAAAGCCCCCGCATTTGCATCAGGAACTGAAGGAAAAGGCGGAGCTGATGAATGCGGAAATTACCGCTGTTCTCAATTCTTCTTATGATGAAATCTTTGTGACGGACCGCAACGGCATCACGCTTAGAGTGAACGAACGGTCGCTGAATCTGTACGGCCGGTCGAAAGACAGTCTGATCGGCAAGCACGTAAAGGAACTGGAGAAAGAGGGCGTGTTCTCTCCCTCGGCGAGTTTGCAGGCGATCGAACGGAAAGAGAATGTGACTGTTGTCCAAACAACCGCGAACAACAGGAAGTTGATTGTACAGGCCAATATCATATGGGACAATCAAGGGGAAATTTTCAGGGTAATTTGCACCTCCAAGGATATTACCGAAATCAGCGAATTAAGGAAACGGTTGAACGATCAGCAGGAGGATCCCTTGTATGCGCCCGTTCTGCAGGATTTGAAATACCATGGATCGTTTGTGGCGATCAGCCGGGTCATGAGGAAGATGGTCAAATTTGCGCTTCGCGTAGCGCAAACCGAATCCACGGTTCTGTTGTCGGGAGAATCGGGAGTGGGCAAGGGTGAAGTCGCCCGCTTGATTCATCAGAACAGCAACCGCAAAGACAAGCCGTTCATCGTGGTGAATTGCGGAGCGATTCCGGAAAACCTGATGGAAAGTGAAATGTTCGGATATGAAGAGGGCGCTTTTACCGGTGCAAAAAAACAAGGAAAGCCGGGCTTTTTTGAATTGGCGGACGGAGGGATTCTCTTTCTGGATGAAGTTGCCGAGCTGCCTCCTGCGATGCAGGTCAAGCTTTTACAGGTATTGCAGGACGGAACCTTCAACAGTGTGGGCGGAACAGCGCAGAAGCATGTGAACGTGAGAGTCATTGCGGCGACGAATAAAAATCTCGAAGCGCTGGTCCGGAAAGGTCAATTTCGTCAGGACCTGTACTACCGGCTGCACGTCATTCCCATTCATATTCCCTCCCTGCGTGACAGGCCGGAGGATATCGTTCCGCTGCTGATCGTCACCCTGGAAAAGTTAATCGACAAAAACGGCTGCCCCAAACAGTTTTCAGCGGATGTCTTTTCCATCCTGACCAAGTATTCTTGGCCGGGTAACATCAGAGAACTGCAAAATGTGGTGGAATGGATGTATGTTTCCACGGAAAAAGACATCATGGAGTCGGACAGCCTGCCGATGTCGATTGTGCGGAGCCTGAGCTTGTCGGAGGAAAACGACAGCGCCATCGCTGTAAATCGGATCATTCCGCTGAAGAAAGCCATTGAGATTTTGGAAAAGGAATTGATTCTGAAGGCGCAAAAAATAACGAAAAGCACGTATCAAATCGCCGATTTGCTGAAAATCAACCAATCGACCGTGGTCCGAAAATTAAACAAGCTGGAAATGGAAGACGACAATTCGATGGTCAATTAA